Proteins encoded by one window of Perca fluviatilis chromosome 13, GENO_Pfluv_1.0, whole genome shotgun sequence:
- the LOC120571188 gene encoding sodium bicarbonate cotransporter 3-like isoform X11, with the protein MDEPSEQMRPLLRTGLDEEALVDHGKTSFTTHTNYESEDLESHRAVYVGVHVPLGRESKRRHRHRGHKHHRKKKERDSEEGKEDGRDSPTYDTPSQRVQFILGTEDDDLEHVSHDLFTELDELSFRDGNASEWKETARWLKFEEDVEDGGERWSKPYVATLSLHSLFELRSCILNGTVMLDMRANSIEEIAGMLIDSMVASGQLKEDLREKVREAMLKKHHHQNERKLSNRIPLVRSIADIGKKHSDPLLLERNGEGLSSSRLSLYKPGSASSVSNLSQRRESRVSILFNHLLPSSSSNTGQAPGPQLLTTPQNTPAAFRHSSQTLGADLGPRGIPEVVVSPPEDDDPPNSAEEEGASPELSRRASSASQGFELLPLEGSTVSPNSVPNNLDGSKAVERRPSKVGVDMNFMKKIPPGAEASNVLVGEVDFLEKPITAFVRLSPAVLITGLTEVPVPTRFLFLLLGPRGKGPQYHEIGRSMATLMTDEIFHDVAYKAKDRTDLLSGIDEFLDQVTVLPPGEWDPTIRIEPPKNVPSQMKRKRPSQPNGTASPAGELEKDEDHHAGPELQRTGRIFGGLVLDIKRKLPFYWSDIRDSLSLQCLASVLFLYCACMSPVITFGGLLGEATKGNISAIESLFGASLTGVAYSLFAGQPLTILGSTGPVLVFEKILFRFCTDYGLSYLSLRTSIGLWTAFLCLVLVATDASSLVCYITRFTEEAFASLICIIFIYEALEKLFHLGEHYPVNTHNNLDNLTLYSCQCSPPVNASDQLMQEWNRTGYSPDSIQWSNLNVSMCKTLRGEFVGTACGHHGPYIPDVLFWSIILFFTTFFLSSFFKQFKTERYFPTRVRSTISDFAVFITIMIMVLVDYLMGIPSPKLNVPDRFEPTSKNRGWLMDPLGENPWWTLLVAALPALLCTILIFMDQQITAVIINRKEHKLQKGCGYHLDLLIVAVMLGVCSIMGLPWFVAATVLSISHVNSLKVESGCSAPGEQPKFLGIREQRVTGFMIFVLMGCSVFMTSALKFIPMPVLYGVFLYMGVSSLKGIQFFDRIKLFGMPSKHQPDLIYLRYVPLWKVHIFTLVQLTCLVLLWVIKASSAAVVFPMMVLALVFIRKLLDFFFTKRELSWLDDLIPESKKKKEDDKKKKEREKLASNAVFNQEEETRLHEEEALALKDSFDGLDRLKIPVKALSGRSYRIGLVTHSLPMEEEPGEGGLR; encoded by the exons GGTCTAGATGAGGAGGCACTAGTTGACCATGGGAAGACCAGCTTCACCACTCACACAAACTATGAATCGGAAGATTTGGAAA GCCACAGAGCAGTGTACGTAGGCGTCCATGTTCCTCTTGGAAGGGAGAGCAAACGGAGGCATCGCCACCGAGGACACAAACACCAccgaaagaagaaagagagagactctgAGGAGGGGAAGGAAGATGGCAGGGATTCCCCCACTTATG ACACACCATCCCAGCGGGTCCAGTTTATTTTAGGTACAGAGGACGATGACCTCGAGCACGTCTCCCATGACCTCTTCACCGAGCTGGACGAGCTCTCCTTCAGAGACGGCAATGCCAGTGAATGGAAGGAGACTGCCAG ATGGTTGAAGTTTGAAGAGGATGTGGAAGACGGTGGGGAGAGGTGGAGTAAGCCCTATGTGGCTACATTGTCACTACACAGCTTATTTGAACTGCGCAGCTGCATACTCAACGGCACAGTCATGCTTGATATGAGGGCCAACAGCATCGAGGAAATTGCAG GCATGCTGATAGACAGCATGGTGGCATCAGGCCAGCTGAAGGAGGATTTGCGTGAAAAGGTGCGGGAAGCCATGCTGAAGAAACACCACCACCAGAATGAGAGAAAACTCAGCAATCGCATCCCTCTGGTGCGCTCGATTGCTGACATAGGCAAGAAACATTCAGACCCACTCTTACTTGAACGAAACG GAGAGGGCCTGTCCTCTtcacgtctctctctctacaaGCCAGGGTCCGCCTCCTCTGTCTCCAACCTCTCCCAGAGACGAGAGTCCAGAGTCTCCATCCTGTTCAACCATCTCctgccctcctcttcctccaacaCTGGGCAAGCCCCAGGCCCCCAACTCCTCACCACCCCTCAAAATACCCCCGCTGCCTTCCGGCACTCCTCCCAAACCCTTGGTGCAGACCTCGGCCCTCGAGGCATCCCTGAAGTGGTGGTATCCCCTCCTGAGGATGACGACCCACCAAACTCTGCAGAAGAAGAGGGAGCATCACCTGAGCTCAGCCGGCGAGCATCCTCGGCATCCCAGGGCTTCGAGCTGCTGCCCTTAGAAG GTTCAACGGTGTCTCCGAACTCTGTCCCAAACAACCTGGATGGCAGCAAAGCAGTGGAGAGGAGACCATCCAAAGTAGGG GTGGACATGAATTTCATGAAAAAGATTCCTCCAGGTGCTGAAGCTTCCAACGTACTGGTGGGAGAAGTGGACTTCCTGGAGAAGCCCATAACTGCCTTTGTACGACTGTCCCCTGCAGTCCTTATCACAGGCCTCACAGAGGTGCCTGTGCCCACGAG GTTTCTTTTCCTGCTTTTGGGTCCTCGTGGCAAAGGGCCCCAGTACCATGAGATTGGCAGATCCATGGCCACATTAATGACAGATGAG ATTTTCCATGATGTGGCATACAAGGCCAAAGACAGAACAGATCTCCTCTCGGGAATAGACGAGTTCCTTGATCAAGTGACTGTTCTGCCTCCTGGAGAATGGGACCCCACAATCCGGATTGAGCCCCCCAAGAATGTCCCATCTCAG ATGAAGAGGAAGAGACCGTCCCAACCCAACGGCACTGCATCTCCAGCTGGAGAGCTGGAAAAAGATGAGGACCACCACGCAGGGCCTGAGCTGCAGAGGACCGGGAG GATATTTGGAGGTCTGGTCCTGGACATCAAGCGGAAGTTGCCGTTTTACTGGAGTGACATCAGAGACTCCCTCAGTCTGCAGTGTCTAGCCTCCGTCTTGTTTCTCTACTGTGCCTGCATGTCCCCTGTCATCACATTTGGAGGTCTGCTTGGGGAGGCAACAAAAGGCAACATA AGTGCCATAGAGTCTCTGTTTGGGGCCTCACTGACAGGAGTGGCATACTCCCTCTTTGCAGGCCAGCCCCTCACTATTCTTGGCAGCACGGGCCCTGTTTTAGTGTTTGAGAAGATCCTCTTCAGGTTCTGCAC TGACTATGGCCTGTCCTACCTGTCGCTGCGGACCAGCATTGGTCTGTGGACAGCCTTCCTGTGTCTGGTCCTGGTGGCCACAGATGCTAGCTCCTTGGTCTGCTACATAACCCGATTCACAGAGGAGGCCTTCGCTTCGCTTATCTGCATCATCTTCATCTACGAGGCTCTAGAGAAGCTCTTTCACCTTGGAGAACACTACCCTGTCAACACGCACAACAACTTGGACAATCTTACCCTGTATTC GTGTCAGTGCTCTCCACCAGTCAATGCCTCAGATCAGCTCATGCAGGAGTGGAACCGGACAGGATACAGCCCAGACTCTATCCAATGGAGCAACCTCAATGTTTCG ATGTGTAAAACACTCCGTGGGGAGTTTGTGGGTACTGCCTGCGGTCATCATGGGCCCTACATCCCAGATGTTCTCTTCTGGTCCATCATCCTCTTCTTCACCACCTTCTTtctgtcttccttttttaagcaGTTCAAGACCGAGAGATATTTTCCCACCAGG GTGCGGTCCACTATCAGCGACTTTGCTGTGTTTATAACCATCATGATCATGGTGTTGGTGGACTATCTAATGGGGATCCCCTCGCCTAAACTTAATGTCCCTGACCGCTTTGAG CCAACTTCAAAGAACAGAGGCTGGCTGATGGACCCGTTAGGAGAAAATCCCTGGTGGACACTGCTGGTGGCAGCACTTCCTGCCCTGCTCTGCACCATCCTCATCTTTATGGACCAGCAGATCACTGCAGTCATCATCAACCGCAAGGAGCACAAGCTCCAG AAAGGCTGTGGCTATCACCTGGATTTGCTGATAGTGGCAGTAATGCTGGGCGTGTGCTCCATTATGGGCCTGCCATGGTTTGTGGCTGCTACCGTCCTCTCCATCTCCCACGTTAACAGCCTGAAGGTGGAGTCTGGCTGCTCCGCTCCAGGAGAGCAACCCAAGTTTTTGGGCATCAGGGAGCAGCGGGTCACTGGATTCATGATCTTTGTCCTCATGGGTTGTTCTGTTTTCATGACATCGGCGCTCAAG TTCATTCCTATGCCAGTCCTATATGGAGTCTTTCTCTACATGGGTGTCTCTTCCCTCAAAGGCATTCAA TTCTTTGACAGAATCAAGCTGTTCGGCATGCCTTCCAAGCACCAGCCTGATCTGATCTATCTGCGCTATGTGCCGCTGTGGAAGGTCCATATCTTCACCCTGGTGCAGCTCACCTGTTTGGTGCTGCTCTGGGTCATCAAGGCCTCTTCAGCAGCTGTTGTATTCCCCATGATG GTTCTGGCGCTGGTCTTTATTCGAAAGCTACTAGACTTTTTCTTCACAAAGAGAGAGCTGAGCTGGCTAGATGACTTGATACCAGAAagcaagaagaagaaagaggacgacaagaagaagaaagaacgAGAAAAGCTG GCCTCCAATGCTGTTTTCAATCAGGAAGAAGAGACCAGACTGCACGAAGAGGAGGCGTTGGCACTGAAGGACAGCTTTGACGGCTTGGACCGGCTCAAAATCCCGGTGAAAGCACTTTCAGGGAG ATCATACAGAATAGGACTAGTGACCCACAGCCTCCCAATGGAAGAAGAG CCAGGAGAAGGTGGCCTGCGTTAG